A window of the Bacillaceae bacterium S4-13-56 genome harbors these coding sequences:
- a CDS encoding SMI1/KNR4 family protein: MRKIPLAYGLELNPPVNKNKVKEIESQLNVAFPNDYVEFISNSNGAEGSVGGIFNLIGNR; the protein is encoded by the coding sequence ATGCGAAAAATCCCCCTAGCTTATGGTTTAGAATTAAATCCCCCAGTAAACAAAAATAAGGTTAAAGAAATTGAGTCGCAACTAAATGTTGCTTTTCCAAATGATTATGTTGAATTTATTTCTAATTCAAATGGTGCTGAGGGTAGTGTGGGGGGGATTTTTAATCTTATAGGCAATCGATGA